A genomic region of Lachnoclostridium edouardi contains the following coding sequences:
- a CDS encoding helix-turn-helix domain-containing protein — translation MLDTKIKQDSIQIGKNIRRIRKEKGIGQTELVRLMQLRGISIYRESLVKIERGVQHITATQLQGFRDCLETTYDELLKN, via the coding sequence CAGGATAGCATTCAAATCGGCAAGAACATTCGGAGAATCAGAAAAGAAAAAGGTATTGGACAGACTGAACTTGTACGTTTAATGCAACTGCGGGGCATCTCAATTTACAGAGAATCACTAGTTAAAATCGAACGAGGCGTTCAGCATATTACTGCTACTCAGCTTCAAGGCTTTCGCGACTGTTTAGAAACTACTTATGACGAACTGTTAAAGAATTAA